A single window of Microcoleus sp. FACHB-68 DNA harbors:
- a CDS encoding response regulator codes for MSTVLVVEDSVTQREMISNLLKGSGLTVNVASDGVEALERIQDNCPDLVVLDIVMPRMNGYEVCRRLKADPKTQNVPVVMCSSKGEEFDRYWGMKQGADAYIAKPFQPTELVGTVKQLLRG; via the coding sequence ATGAGTACAGTTCTAGTTGTGGAAGACAGCGTTACGCAACGGGAGATGATCTCAAACCTCCTGAAAGGGAGTGGATTGACCGTTAATGTAGCCAGTGATGGCGTAGAAGCCTTAGAGCGAATACAAGATAATTGCCCAGATTTAGTCGTACTGGATATAGTCATGCCTCGGATGAATGGCTACGAAGTTTGCCGTCGGCTCAAAGCCGATCCGAAAACCCAAAACGTGCCGGTGGTCATGTGTTCTTCAAAAGGAGAAGAATTTGATCGCTACTGGGGAATGAAACAAGGAGCAGATGCCTACATCGCCAAACCCTTTCAACCCACAGAATTGGTAGGAACCGTCAAGCAATTGTTAAGAGGCTAG
- a CDS encoding chemotaxis protein CheW, with product MVGNPDFLPGIGPDQAPEFQELDSPEGELHLRFFVPAGTEFALPAKGIREVISPSPDRITPVPNVSSLLLGTLNVRGRVIWVADLGQFLGDATPLNTDRPELPVIAVEDQDTILGLAVDRIVGMEWLDVAQLQRRTNAPDSMEPFLDGEWVLNAEGDQFLRLLDQVKILRSARWAT from the coding sequence ATGGTGGGGAATCCGGATTTTTTACCCGGCATCGGGCCAGATCAAGCGCCAGAATTTCAGGAACTAGACAGTCCTGAAGGTGAATTGCACCTGCGGTTTTTCGTTCCTGCCGGCACCGAATTTGCCTTGCCGGCTAAAGGCATCCGCGAAGTCATTTCCCCTTCACCAGACCGAATAACTCCCGTTCCCAATGTATCTTCCTTACTTTTAGGAACCTTGAACGTGCGGGGAAGAGTGATCTGGGTCGCCGATCTCGGTCAGTTTTTAGGAGATGCGACACCCTTAAATACTGATCGACCTGAACTGCCGGTGATTGCGGTAGAAGACCAAGACACTATACTAGGGTTAGCTGTTGACCGGATCGTGGGAATGGAATGGCTAGATGTGGCTCAGTTGCAGCGGAGAACAAACGCACCAGATAGTATGGAGCCATTTCTGGATGGTGAGTGGGTGTTGAACGCCGAGGGGGATCAGTTTCTCCGACTGCTAGATCAGGTCAAAATTCTTCGCTCCGCCCGGTGGGCAACATAA
- a CDS encoding HAMP domain-containing methyl-accepting chemotaxis protein, with product MASSTDYAQDYERAQSAYMQGNYDEAAAILERLSQERPDDFSVRLLRGNIYCYVLHQYEIAQQEYEWVLRLTSEPEFVELAQNGLADAHQFSNAGGGAGMEDPPDEDLYANGQHYLVDDSGALEESNAQAWQDIEELSQDNNFDLADLDLNGLNDLAEEPAISHQNANPFGNSTEAAYSPQQPQSHDSDSGIGDPFVIDPSLLADYQESSWNDQDLGADLPDFLSTDEMPDLEVREDADAQALASPFGDTGSEQAFGTPFGESDGNHEVFASPFGDTGSEEAFAAPFGASDEEAFAAPFRESDEEAFATPFGESDEEAFATPFADTDDFDAAGLSAQLDAFEEALDPLDWQLGNSTAPQTNGFGDENEYGEDVTEAFSNQHKNISGNRFTGNDPDAEDATLLMRGEALEAAADDYRFDDSSLDEPDTGTYAGNHSYPRSQQNFTRSERSEKNGYNSQGSYEFDAFDDDVFAQDAAFGVQDFNSPPASASGGLNQHGGIDYLDEFDEFDDIGSEIPDFDLSEDSTGATSPSGGYGFGSSTGSSNRLGSRNSGFSSDLTDGSLIRDDEIFSIAGTSEPVPTFAHADAGGAEPTVTQEQGWLAPFENAPLATKQMWTALITGAVAAIAAAAVSYTTAIYPIPQLKNAAMAAGAGLAGGLTALGFGQLTTRQIKRATDDLQAQFDAVSQGNLSARATVYAEDEFGQMATKFNHMARVIFTTTSEAQRKAEEQEQAKEDLQRQVIRLLDDVEGAARGDLTVQAEVTADVLGAVADSFNLTIQNLREIVLQVKLAARQVTKGSADSESFARSLSSDALRQAEELAATLNSVQVMTDAIQRVAESAREAEEVARTASTTALKGGEAVEQTVAGILEIRETVAETTRKVKRLAESSQEISKIVALISTIASRTNLLALNASIEAARAGEAGRGFAIVADEVRQLADRSAKALKEIEQIVMQIQSETGSVMTAMEEGTQQVIEGTRLAEQAKRALEDIIQISNRIDVLVRSITADTVEQTETSRAVAQVMQAVELTAQETSQEAQRVSGALQNLVGVARDLLTSVERFRVDPTER from the coding sequence ATGGCATCAAGTACGGACTACGCGCAGGATTACGAACGGGCACAATCCGCCTATATGCAGGGCAATTATGATGAAGCCGCTGCAATTCTAGAACGATTAAGTCAGGAGCGTCCTGACGATTTCAGTGTGCGTCTGCTACGGGGCAACATCTACTGCTATGTGCTCCATCAGTATGAAATTGCTCAGCAAGAATATGAATGGGTTCTGCGTCTGACGTCCGAGCCAGAGTTCGTGGAGTTAGCCCAAAATGGTCTGGCTGATGCTCATCAATTTAGCAACGCTGGCGGCGGTGCCGGCATGGAAGATCCTCCAGACGAAGACCTCTACGCCAACGGGCAGCACTACTTAGTCGATGACTCTGGCGCATTAGAAGAGTCTAACGCTCAGGCATGGCAAGATATCGAAGAACTCTCTCAAGATAATAATTTCGACCTAGCCGACTTAGACCTCAATGGTCTCAACGATTTGGCTGAAGAACCGGCAATTTCTCACCAAAATGCTAATCCGTTTGGCAACTCAACAGAGGCTGCTTATTCGCCGCAACAGCCACAGTCCCACGATTCAGACTCAGGCATTGGCGATCCGTTTGTAATCGATCCTAGCTTGCTGGCCGACTACCAAGAATCAAGCTGGAACGACCAAGATTTGGGAGCCGATCTGCCTGATTTTTTAAGCACAGATGAAATGCCGGATCTAGAAGTTAGGGAAGACGCCGACGCTCAAGCGCTGGCTTCCCCCTTCGGAGACACTGGCAGTGAACAAGCATTTGGCACCCCTTTCGGAGAAAGCGACGGCAATCATGAAGTGTTCGCATCCCCGTTTGGGGATACGGGCAGCGAAGAAGCATTTGCCGCGCCTTTTGGAGCAAGCGACGAAGAAGCGTTTGCCGCGCCTTTTAGAGAAAGCGACGAAGAAGCATTTGCCACGCCTTTTGGAGAAAGCGACGAAGAAGCATTTGCTACCCCCTTCGCAGACACAGATGACTTCGACGCAGCCGGCCTGTCCGCCCAACTGGATGCCTTTGAAGAAGCCTTAGACCCCCTCGATTGGCAGCTTGGAAACAGCACCGCTCCTCAAACTAACGGGTTTGGGGACGAGAACGAGTATGGCGAAGACGTTACGGAAGCGTTCAGTAATCAGCACAAAAACATCTCAGGAAATCGGTTCACCGGCAACGATCCAGACGCAGAAGATGCCACCCTACTAATGAGGGGCGAAGCATTAGAGGCAGCAGCCGACGACTACCGATTTGACGACTCAAGCTTGGATGAGCCAGACACCGGCACCTACGCAGGTAATCATAGTTACCCCAGGAGCCAGCAGAACTTTACCCGATCCGAGCGATCCGAAAAGAACGGCTATAACTCCCAAGGCAGCTATGAGTTTGACGCCTTTGACGATGATGTGTTTGCTCAAGATGCCGCATTCGGGGTTCAAGATTTCAACAGCCCGCCGGCATCGGCATCAGGGGGGCTAAATCAGCACGGCGGCATTGACTACTTAGATGAATTTGATGAGTTTGATGATATCGGCAGCGAGATCCCAGACTTTGACCTGTCGGAAGATTCCACCGGAGCTACCAGCCCTTCAGGTGGTTATGGGTTTGGATCATCAACAGGCAGTTCCAACCGGCTAGGCAGCAGAAATTCAGGCTTCAGCAGCGATTTAACCGATGGCTCGCTGATCCGCGACGATGAAATTTTCAGCATTGCCGGCACCAGCGAACCCGTCCCCACCTTCGCCCATGCCGATGCCGGCGGGGCCGAGCCAACCGTCACCCAAGAGCAAGGCTGGCTAGCCCCGTTTGAAAATGCCCCGCTGGCCACCAAACAGATGTGGACGGCTTTAATTACCGGCGCTGTGGCAGCCATTGCCGCTGCCGCCGTCAGCTACACCACAGCCATCTATCCCATCCCCCAACTGAAAAATGCCGCAATGGCAGCCGGAGCCGGACTAGCCGGCGGTTTGACGGCACTAGGATTCGGCCAGCTCACCACCCGCCAAATCAAACGAGCCACCGACGATCTGCAAGCTCAATTTGATGCCGTCTCTCAAGGCAATCTCAGCGCCCGTGCCACCGTCTACGCAGAAGATGAATTTGGCCAGATGGCGACCAAATTTAACCACATGGCCCGCGTCATCTTCACCACCACCTCTGAGGCGCAGCGCAAAGCCGAAGAACAAGAGCAAGCCAAAGAAGACTTGCAGCGCCAAGTGATTCGGCTGCTGGACGACGTAGAAGGGGCAGCGCGGGGCGACTTAACCGTACAAGCAGAAGTGACTGCAGACGTGCTAGGAGCCGTTGCCGACTCGTTTAACCTGACCATTCAAAACCTGCGGGAAATTGTGCTCCAGGTGAAACTGGCGGCGCGACAAGTAACAAAAGGATCTGCTGATAGTGAGTCGTTCGCTCGCAGTTTGTCTTCAGACGCCTTGCGGCAAGCGGAAGAATTGGCAGCAACCCTCAACTCTGTGCAAGTCATGACCGATGCCATTCAACGGGTGGCCGAAAGTGCGCGAGAAGCTGAGGAAGTGGCCCGAACTGCTTCAACCACCGCGCTTAAAGGTGGGGAAGCCGTAGAACAAACGGTGGCTGGGATTCTGGAAATTCGAGAAACCGTAGCAGAAACAACTCGAAAAGTCAAGCGACTGGCAGAATCGTCTCAAGAAATTTCCAAGATTGTGGCCCTGATTTCCACGATTGCCTCCCGCACAAACTTGCTAGCACTCAACGCCAGTATTGAAGCAGCGCGAGCCGGTGAGGCCGGCAGAGGGTTTGCCATCGTTGCCGATGAAGTGCGGCAGTTGGCAGATCGTTCCGCAAAAGCGCTCAAGGAAATCGAGCAAATCGTGATGCAGATCCAGAGCGAAACCGGCTCGGTGATGACTGCAATGGAAGAAGGCACTCAGCAGGTGATCGAAGGCACCCGACTGGCAGAACAAGCCAAACGGGCGCTGGAAGATATCATCCAAATCTCGAATCGCATCGACGTGCTAGTGCGCTCGATTACAGCCGATACCGTAGAGCAAACAGAAACTTCACGAGCCGTGGCCCAAGTGATGCAAGCAGTCGAGCTGACAGCCCAGGAAACTTCTCAAGAAGCCCAGCGGGTGTCCGGAGCACTGCAAAATCTGGTGGGTGTGGCCCGTGACCTTCTAACTTCTGTGGAGCGCTTCCGTGTTGATCCCACAGAGCGCTGA
- a CDS encoding response regulator: MLPEQQQRIMQYFIEEAKDHLNTIEQGLLNLQSTIEDSEQVNEVFRAAHSVKGGAGMLGISSIEETSHRLEDCFKLLKECPVEVDQKLESLFLRVFDALKELVEQLSATPDGLAEEVAEAIMSGVEPVFIELTAHLGGLVSHSGLIVPGAAKSAPAAAKVAAKVPAVAPKETKAGKQKSGELQEESALQLIFQSDVPAYLREMLQLFKQPDGQQSRQKLQDICRSLVRAGEQFDLRNWSELLECASKAISNPNITYSTLAPLVIKEIKQAQELVLAGLGAEIAVSSKLKALQPAQKAQPAPAERAVAGAGSRSSSHVASGTGMSGSNKSQAGKAKSPSTAHGGAIVPGEEGEDFTRQSSIVNRYTPANEAPVGKRAGHTGPEVGMAELNSLADLFEGESPELDSNWEPEEVNEPSAREKTDNFVREASANISSDLLASDFSDLLFEEDGKNEPAEEVNTVDELNSLFGDALLDDDSWGAAAGEGENLFDNSSEELVEEGLTFDFNSFDDAPQTGAAEHAHGSLLDATGDFESLNLEGNDSDLSAFSETNNLEELFAGLNEKDPMFADSPSQSKTSGSAESNLEALFEDSEALDFSPQPPSLSIQPTASASQTQAAQEWNELWDTGEAASPDTAEPSWDHNGSGDNLEFESLFEEEDAPKAAPAPANAAATQDDLSDLLAITEPQDVQTTSAAEEISLDVFSDTTTDNLGEWEHLDLDGLHPSPQGSKDRNSENLDALFGDSDLEPNPEAELDWDAETNLEDLLGLETVADTNWFDTETDTEEVPAIPAIRQTANEVSFAQPAEETLNFDGDLADLFELADEEPQETLGTAGSDNSLDFGEMDLFGGEPDASTPETGLDSSFAEEWDLFEGADLDLDLLSTEAEETLSMSGDLNALFGSEPASETELPDFSSNWLNSEVASEEEPLTFEDLTVAAAADDSENLFDGLEDSSDEIDNFDFDDSLLDTTEAENFEQSLEQVEPVIQAASLTLDTGGAFDDLEALLEEKPTAFMVEGAPSAVFSELENFLNPPAAPAPVQKPVAAPPQLEPMAKPAQQESEFADLEELLSLSEMTMPGGRAAAKASPGPISPKMRPKAFAEQTMRVPIKQLDNLSNLVGELVVNRNSLEQDQERLRQFLDNLLHQVQQLSDVGQRMQDLYERSLLEISLLSSRQHYQSSRNNPARDVHLSGASFDALEMDRFTGFHTQSQEIIELIVRVRESAADIEFLVDETEQVTRQLRQVTTQLQEGLTRSRMVPFSSLERVFPLARAVRDKAIEHGKQAEIRLEGRDTMLDKLILEHLSDPLKHLINNAIAHGIEMPEVRQRLGKPAVGRITIRAFHQGNQTVISFSDDGAGIDTERVKMKAAEKGLIKQSDVQTMSRLDVYELLYHPGFSTMDQANMTAGRGVGMDVIRNDLSEIRGVITTDSTPGKGTTFTIRLPLTLSISKALCCISDRARIAFPMDGVEDMLDVPRDRVQTAADGQTCIPWRDSMLPFRHLRELLAYNRHLGRGSVYGSNAEDDVISVVVLRSAGNYLALQVDQVLGEQEIVIKQLEGPVPKPIGVAGATVMGDGRIVAIADVLELIDLAAGRLRKESGGALWDEATHTPAELPPEKTEPTVLIVDDSITVRELLSMTFNKAGYRVEQARDGQEAWEKLRSGLPCDIVFCDIEMPRMDGLELLSRMQKDPILTDLPIAMLTSRGADRHRQMAVQLGARGYFTKPYLEEALLEAANRMLKGEVLVITKAEA, translated from the coding sequence ATGCTGCCAGAACAACAACAGCGAATCATGCAGTATTTTATTGAGGAGGCTAAAGACCACCTCAATACCATTGAACAAGGTTTGTTGAATCTGCAAAGCACGATTGAAGACTCCGAACAGGTGAATGAAGTCTTCAGGGCAGCCCACTCAGTGAAGGGAGGGGCAGGGATGCTGGGAATTAGCAGCATTGAGGAAACCTCTCACCGCTTAGAAGATTGTTTTAAGCTGCTGAAAGAGTGTCCCGTTGAAGTTGATCAAAAACTGGAAAGTCTGTTTTTGCGGGTATTTGACGCCCTGAAAGAGCTTGTAGAGCAGCTGTCAGCCACTCCCGACGGTCTGGCAGAAGAAGTCGCTGAAGCAATTATGTCTGGCGTAGAGCCAGTATTTATCGAGCTGACGGCTCACCTGGGAGGGCTGGTAAGTCACTCTGGTTTAATTGTACCGGGTGCAGCCAAAAGCGCCCCAGCAGCAGCAAAAGTCGCGGCAAAAGTGCCGGCAGTCGCACCCAAAGAGACAAAAGCAGGCAAGCAAAAGTCTGGAGAACTTCAGGAAGAAAGTGCTCTGCAACTAATTTTTCAAAGCGATGTACCGGCATATCTGCGGGAAATGTTGCAGCTGTTTAAACAGCCCGATGGACAGCAAAGTCGGCAAAAGCTTCAAGATATCTGTCGCAGCTTAGTCCGAGCCGGTGAGCAATTTGACCTGCGAAACTGGAGCGAATTGCTAGAATGTGCTTCCAAAGCGATCTCCAACCCTAATATTACCTACAGCACACTGGCACCGCTCGTCATCAAGGAAATTAAACAGGCGCAAGAATTAGTTTTAGCCGGCCTAGGCGCTGAAATTGCCGTTAGTTCCAAACTGAAAGCGCTGCAACCGGCCCAAAAGGCACAACCCGCACCGGCAGAACGGGCAGTTGCAGGAGCAGGCAGCCGCAGCAGCAGTCACGTCGCTTCGGGCACAGGCATGAGCGGCTCGAACAAATCTCAAGCCGGTAAAGCTAAAAGTCCCAGCACTGCCCACGGCGGGGCAATCGTACCGGGTGAGGAAGGAGAAGATTTTACCCGTCAAAGCTCAATCGTCAATCGCTACACCCCAGCCAACGAAGCCCCTGTCGGCAAACGCGCCGGTCACACAGGGCCAGAAGTAGGTATGGCAGAACTCAATAGCCTAGCCGATCTCTTTGAAGGCGAATCACCAGAATTGGATAGCAATTGGGAACCCGAAGAAGTTAACGAACCCAGCGCGCGCGAGAAAACAGATAATTTTGTTCGAGAAGCTTCAGCCAATATTTCCTCCGATTTACTGGCTAGCGATTTTTCAGACCTTCTATTTGAAGAAGACGGCAAAAATGAGCCTGCAGAGGAAGTTAATACCGTGGATGAACTGAACAGTTTATTTGGAGACGCATTACTGGATGATGACAGCTGGGGGGCGGCAGCAGGCGAAGGGGAAAATTTGTTCGACAACTCATCTGAGGAACTGGTAGAAGAGGGATTAACCTTTGACTTCAACAGCTTCGACGATGCCCCACAAACAGGCGCAGCCGAACACGCACACGGTAGCCTGTTAGACGCTACCGGCGATTTTGAAAGTTTAAACTTAGAAGGCAATGACAGCGACTTGAGTGCGTTCAGCGAGACAAATAATCTCGAAGAACTCTTTGCCGGTTTAAATGAGAAAGACCCTATGTTTGCCGATTCACCCTCTCAATCTAAAACATCAGGCTCCGCTGAAAGTAACCTGGAGGCGCTCTTTGAAGACAGTGAGGCGTTAGATTTCTCTCCTCAACCGCCCAGCCTCAGTATTCAACCCACTGCCTCAGCAAGCCAAACACAAGCAGCGCAAGAGTGGAATGAGTTGTGGGACACCGGCGAGGCAGCTAGCCCTGACACCGCCGAGCCAAGTTGGGATCACAACGGCAGTGGCGACAATCTAGAGTTTGAGAGTCTGTTTGAGGAAGAAGACGCCCCCAAAGCGGCTCCTGCGCCCGCCAATGCGGCAGCAACTCAGGATGACTTAAGCGATTTGCTAGCCATCACTGAGCCTCAGGACGTCCAAACAACGTCGGCAGCAGAAGAAATTTCATTAGATGTTTTCTCAGATACAACCACAGACAACTTAGGTGAGTGGGAGCATTTGGATTTAGATGGCCTTCATCCAAGTCCGCAAGGCTCTAAGGATAGAAACAGCGAAAATTTAGATGCCTTGTTTGGGGATTCGGATCTAGAGCCAAATCCAGAAGCCGAACTTGATTGGGATGCGGAGACAAATTTAGAGGATTTATTGGGTCTAGAAACAGTTGCAGACACGAACTGGTTCGACACAGAAACAGATACTGAGGAAGTGCCAGCAATACCGGCTATCCGACAGACAGCAAATGAGGTGTCTTTCGCCCAACCGGCAGAGGAAACGCTGAATTTTGACGGCGATCTGGCAGATTTGTTTGAGCTAGCAGATGAAGAACCGCAAGAAACGCTAGGGACTGCCGGCTCAGACAATAGTCTGGACTTTGGCGAGATGGATTTGTTTGGTGGAGAACCTGACGCCTCGACACCAGAAACCGGCTTAGATTCCTCATTCGCTGAGGAGTGGGATCTGTTTGAAGGTGCGGATTTAGATTTGGACTTACTCTCAACTGAAGCAGAGGAAACCCTTTCAATGTCTGGGGATCTGAACGCCTTATTTGGTTCTGAGCCGGCCTCAGAAACCGAACTCCCCGACTTCTCAAGCAATTGGTTAAATTCAGAAGTTGCCTCAGAAGAAGAACCTCTGACGTTTGAGGATTTAACGGTTGCAGCCGCCGCCGATGACTCAGAAAACTTGTTTGACGGGCTTGAGGACAGCAGCGATGAGATAGACAATTTCGACTTTGACGACAGCCTACTCGATACGACAGAAGCCGAGAACTTTGAACAGTCCCTAGAGCAAGTAGAACCTGTCATACAAGCTGCTTCGCTCACCCTAGATACTGGCGGTGCCTTTGATGATTTAGAAGCGCTGTTAGAGGAAAAACCTACAGCCTTTATGGTCGAAGGAGCGCCATCAGCAGTATTTTCTGAGCTAGAAAACTTTCTCAACCCGCCTGCCGCCCCAGCACCCGTCCAGAAGCCGGTTGCAGCCCCGCCACAGCTAGAGCCGATGGCCAAGCCAGCCCAGCAAGAAAGCGAATTTGCAGATTTAGAAGAACTGCTGTCGCTGTCTGAAATGACAATGCCCGGTGGCAGGGCAGCAGCAAAAGCCTCACCAGGGCCGATCTCGCCCAAAATGCGTCCCAAGGCATTTGCCGAGCAAACGATGCGGGTGCCAATCAAGCAACTCGATAACCTCAGCAACTTGGTTGGGGAACTGGTGGTCAACCGTAACAGCTTAGAGCAAGACCAAGAACGGTTGCGCCAGTTCCTCGATAACTTGCTGCATCAAGTGCAGCAGCTGAGTGATGTGGGTCAGCGGATGCAGGATCTCTATGAGCGATCCCTGCTGGAAATTTCCTTGCTGAGCAGCCGGCAACACTATCAGTCATCGCGCAATAACCCTGCACGAGACGTTCACCTAAGTGGTGCAAGCTTTGACGCGCTGGAAATGGATCGCTTCACCGGCTTCCACACCCAATCCCAAGAAATTATCGAGTTGATCGTGCGAGTTCGGGAATCAGCGGCAGACATCGAATTCCTTGTGGATGAAACCGAGCAAGTCACCCGGCAGTTGCGGCAGGTAACAACCCAATTGCAAGAAGGTCTGACTCGCTCCCGAATGGTGCCTTTCTCGTCTCTGGAACGGGTGTTTCCTCTGGCGCGTGCTGTGCGTGACAAAGCGATTGAACACGGCAAGCAGGCGGAAATCCGGCTAGAGGGCCGGGACACGATGCTTGACAAGCTGATTCTGGAACACTTGTCCGATCCGTTGAAACACCTGATTAATAATGCGATTGCTCACGGGATCGAGATGCCAGAGGTGCGGCAAAGGTTAGGCAAGCCGGCAGTAGGTCGGATCACCATTCGTGCGTTCCACCAAGGCAACCAAACCGTGATTTCCTTCTCCGATGACGGCGCGGGGATTGATACAGAACGGGTGAAAATGAAGGCGGCAGAAAAGGGGCTAATTAAGCAGAGTGACGTGCAAACCATGTCTCGCCTAGATGTGTACGAGCTGCTGTATCACCCTGGTTTTAGTACGATGGATCAGGCGAATATGACGGCTGGGCGGGGCGTCGGGATGGATGTCATCCGCAACGACTTGAGTGAAATCCGAGGCGTAATTACAACAGACTCCACGCCAGGGAAAGGAACCACTTTCACGATTCGCTTGCCGTTAACGCTGAGTATTTCTAAGGCGCTGTGCTGTATTAGTGATCGCGCTCGCATTGCCTTCCCAATGGACGGGGTGGAAGATATGCTGGATGTGCCCAGAGATCGGGTTCAAACGGCTGCCGATGGCCAGACTTGTATTCCCTGGCGTGATTCCATGCTGCCGTTCCGACACCTGCGCGAGTTGTTGGCATATAACCGGCATCTCGGTCGGGGTAGCGTGTATGGTTCTAACGCCGAAGATGACGTGATTTCAGTGGTGGTACTGCGAAGTGCCGGCAACTATCTGGCCCTGCAAGTGGATCAGGTATTGGGCGAACAGGAAATTGTAATCAAGCAGCTAGAAGGGCCGGTGCCCAAGCCGATTGGCGTTGCCGGTGCGACGGTCATGGGGGATGGCCGGATCGTTGCAATTGCCGACGTTTTAGAGCTAATTGACCTGGCAGCCGGTCGCTTGAGAAAAGAAAGCGGTGGGGCGCTGTGGGATGAAGCTACTCATACACCGGCAGAACTGCCGCCAGAGAAGACTGAACCAACCGTTCTGATCGTCGATGACTCAATCACCGTGCGAGAACTGCTCTCGATGACCTTTAATAAGGCCGGCTACCGGGTAGAACAAGCCCGTGACGGTCAGGAAGCCTGGGAAAAACTGCGTTCCGGCCTGCCCTGCGATATCGTCTTCTGCGACATTGAAATGCCTCGGATGGACGGTTTGGAACTACTTTCCCGGATGCAGAAAGACCCGATTCTCACCGATCTCCCGATTGCGATGCTCACCTCTCGCGGCGCTGACCGGCACCGGCAAATGGCAGTCCAATTAGGGGCGCGAGGTTACTTCACCAAGCCTTATCTAGAAGAAGCGCTACTAGAAGCGGCGAACCGGATGCTCAAAGGCGAAGTCCTCGTAATCACTAAGGCTGAAGCGTAA